In Aspergillus fumigatus Af293 chromosome 2, whole genome shotgun sequence, a genomic segment contains:
- a CDS encoding type-X family DNA polymerase — protein MSDITTSTSLKHDLNESPDGLDFSSLPPIFVLSTHLELDALHQIEDDLVTRGGRLTYDISEARLVLGRISQKKRAALELRSRGVWTEEVSGSGSVSAPLRTSLEPPVKRRRVDVVQQGKPRGAQLEDIDLGTETEDEEDGMRSLHDTRGHLRRPRSVSPDTASVASTPSLTSSVATALEDHEQADVVTVVKLDWLSEVLRTGTLVPLDPFVVYRGRRTAQPASEASADQSKGILERAKQDAMTRPAAAPPTSRFASRRSREPHDGPSSQGHRPKLYRQTTSEHDEAVPLPPPPDWVKSHVMYACMRSAPLHPPNEAFINQLVKIRKTRELTLDEIGVRAYSTSIAALAAYPYQIRRPSEILTLPGCDAKIAALFAEFQASEHGTLAAADALDTDPVLKTLHLFWNIWGVGAKTARDFYYKRQWRDLDDIIEHGWDSLSRVQQIGLKYYDEFLQGVPRRETEAIAATITRHANRVRPHASYDGRGVECIIVGGYRRGKELSGDVDLVLSHRDESVTKNLVVDLVASLEAEGWITHTLALHMTTSNREQQPPPFQGDDDSGRHFDTLDKALVVWQDPHFEDGDDDDDDAETTAAGGGADTPEEGARQRRKRNPNVHRRVDIIISPWRTVGCAVLGWSGDTTFERDLRRYAKKAHGWKFDSSGVRERTSGGQVIDLERGGETWEERERLVLEGLGVGWRPPQERCTR, from the coding sequence ATGTCCGATATCACGACATCTACCTCGCTGAAACATGACCTAAACGAGAGCCCTGACGGGCTCGACTTTTCATCTCTGCCACCTATCTTCGTCCTCTCGACACATCTCGAGCTGGACGCTCTGCATCAAATCGAGGATGACCTCGTGACGCGCGGCGGGCGCCTGACGTACGATATCTCCGAGGCACGGCTCGTCCTAGGGCGGAtcagccagaagaagcgagCAGCGCTGGAGCTGCGGTCGAGAGGCGTCTGGACCGAGGAGgtctctggctctggctctgtcTCTGCTCCTCTGCGGACGAGCCTTGAACCGCCTGTGAAGAGGCGGCGGGTTGACGTGGTTCAGCAGGGTAAACCGCGTGGGGCGCAGCTAGAGGATATTGACCTCGGTACTGagaccgaggatgaggaagatgggaTGCGGAGCTTGCATGATACACGGGGCCATCTGCGGCGGCCGCGATCGGTATCTCCCGATACGGCGTCTGTGGCCTCGACGCCGTCACTGACGTCTTCGGTGGCTACTGCGTTGGAGGATCACGAGCAGGCGGATGTGGTGACGGTGGTCAAGCTGGACTGGTTAAGTGAAGTCCTGAGGACTGGCACGCTCGTGCCTCTTGACCCGTTCGTGGTTTACCGCGGCCGCAGGACTGCGCAGCCTGCGTCTGAAGCAAGCGCGGACCAGTCGAAAGGAATCCTGGAGCGGGCGAAGCAAGATGCCATGACCAGGCCGGCGGCTGCACCTCCCACAAGCCGATTCGCGTCCCGTCGCTCGCGCGAACCGCACGACGGCCCATCCAGCCAGGGCCACCGGCCCAAGCTATACCGGCAAACGACGTCCGAGCACGACGAAGCGGTCCCCTTACCTCCCCCGCCGGACTGGGTCAAGAGCCACGTCATGTACGCCTGCATGCGGTCCGCACCGCTCCACCCGCCCAACGAGGCGTTCATCAACCAGCTGGTCAAAATCCGCAAGACCCGCGAGCTCACGCTCGACGAGATCGGCGTCCGCGCCTACAGCACCTCCATCGCCGCGCTGGCCGCCTACCCATACCAGATTCGACGGCCCTCCGAGATCCTCACCCTCCCCGGCTGCGACGCCAAGATCGCCGCCCTCTTCGCCGAATTCCAAGCCAGCGAGCACGGTACgctcgccgccgccgacgccCTCGACACCGACCCCGTCCTCAAAACCCTCCACCTCTTCTGGAACATCTGGGGCGTGGGCGCCAAAACCGCCCGCGACTTTTACTACAAGCGCCAGTGGCGCGACCTCGACGACATCATCGAGCACGGCTGGGACAGCCTGTCGCGCGTGCAGCAGATCGGCCTGAAATACTACGACGAGTTCCTGCAGGGCGTGCCCCGCCGGGAGACGGAGGCCATCGCCGCCACCATCACCCGGCACGCGAACCGCGTCCGCCCGCACGCGTCCTACGACGGCCGCGGCGTCGAGtgcatcatcgtcggcggcTACCGCCGCGGCAAGGAGCTCAGCGGCGACGTGGACCTCGTCCTCTCGCACCGCGACGAGTCCGTCACCAAGAACCTGGTTGTGGATCTTGTGGCCAGTCTGGAAGCAGAGGGTTGGATCACGCATACCCTCGCCCTGCACATGACTACCTCGAACCGCGAACAGCAGCCTCCACCTTTCCAGGGCGATGATGACTCGGGCAGACACTTCGACACTCTGGATAAGGCACTTGTCGTCTGGCAGGATCCGCATTTCGAggacggcgatgatgatgatgatgatgccgagACGACAGCCGCGGGGGGTGGAGCAGACACCCCGGAAGAAGGCGCAAGACAGCGCAGAAAACGCAACCCCAATGTCCACCGCCGGGtagacatcatcatctcgccGTGGCGGACGGTCGGGTGTGCCGTGCTGGGCTGGTCGGGCGATACGACCTTCGAGCGGGATCTGCGGCGGTACGCCAAGAAGGCGCACGGGTGGAAGTTCGACTCGAGCGGCGTGAGGGAGCGGACGAGCGGCGGGCAGGTGATTGATTTGGAGCGCGGCGGGGAGACCTGGGAGGAGAGGGAAAGGTTGGTGCTTGAGGGCTTGGGGGTGGGTTGGAGGCCTCCGCAGGAGAGATGCACGCGATAA
- a CDS encoding aminophospholipid-translocating P4-type ATPase DRS2, which translates to MASGRPPGLHPAAGRDEDLMQMEESTPIYSTGQRPPVNDDNLLRQYNIDDSDQPQPRPSVSYDSFVGGRAPPAAGARASTSAHPPAQPGAYLSDPYSGAEMSRTYSQTSGLNNYQRYSVDDFDDDRDMHGYYNMDDDDHMASPHRVRQAKDRNSILGLGGGLMGRAKHMLGMGPEYSEMDLPLTEAGARAARVDSVEGDTAAPRAQKKSRKSDFKFGFGRGKVDPSTLGPRMITLNNPPANAVHKFVDNHVSTAKYNIVTFIPKFLFEQFSKYANLFFLFTAVLQQIPSVSPTNRYTTIVPLMIVLLVSAIKELVEDFKRRNSDKSLNHSKTQVLKGSAFHETKWVDVAVGDIVRVESEQPFPADLVLLASSEPEGLCYIETANLDGETNLKIKQAIPETAHLVSPADLSRLSGRIRSEQPNSSLYTYEATLTMHAGGGEKELPLAPDQLLLRGATLRNTPWIHGIVVFTGHETKLMRNATATPIKRTAVERMVNVQILMLVSILVSLSVVSSVGDLIIRQTQAKKLVYLYYGSTSPVKQFVLDIFTYWVLYSNLVPISLFVTIEIVKYAQAFLINSDLDIYYDKTDTPATCRTSSLVEELGQIEYIFSDKTGTLTCNQMEFKQCSIYGVQYGDEVSEDRRATADDGGEPGIYDFKKLKENLHSHPSADAIHHFLTLLATCHTVIPERNAADPDKIKYQAASPDEGALVEGAAALGYRFTNRRPRSVLFTTNGQEYEYELLAVCEFNSTRKRMSTIFRCPDGKIRIYTKGADTVILERLGPDNPIVEATLQHLEEYASEGLRTLCLAMREIPEEEYQQWIQIYEKAATTVGGNRAEELDKAAELIEKDFYLLGATAIEDRLQDGVPDTIHTLQTAGIKIWVLTGDRQETAINIGMSCKLISEDMTLLIVNEENAQATRENLTKKLQAVQSQGTSGEIEALALIIDGRSLTFALEKDMEELFLDLAVLCKAVVCCRVSPLQKALVVKLVKRHLKSLLLAIGDGANDVSMIQAAHVGVGISGVEGLQAARSADVSIAQFRYLRKLLLVHGAWSYHRISRVILYSFYKNIALYMTQFWYSFQNAFSGEVIYESWTLSFYNVFFTVLPPFVMGICDQFISARLLDRYPQLYQLGQKGMFFKRHSFWSWIANGFYHSLLLYIVSQLIFLWDLPQGDGKVAGHWVWGSALYTAVLATVLGKAALITNIWTKYHFIAIPGSMVIWLAFLPAYGYAAPAIGFSTEYYGTIPRLFTSPIFYLMAVVLPCICLLRDYAWKYAKRMYYPQHYHHVQEIQKYNVQDYRPRMEQFQKAIRKVRQVQRMRKQRGYAFSQADEGGQMRVVNAYDTTRGRGRYGEMTSSRTLV; encoded by the exons ATGGCCAGCGGTAGGCCTCCAGGTCTCCATCCAGCCGCTGGCCGCGATGAGGACCTGATGCAGATGGAGGAGTCGACTCCCATATACAGTACAGGGCAGCGACCGCCGGTCAACGACGACAACTTGTTGCGACAGTACAATATTGACGATTCCGATCAGCCTCAACCCCGTCCCTCGGTCTCATACGATAGCTTTGTTGGCGGGCGGGCACCGCCAGCTGCTGGAGCCCGTGCATCGACCTCTGCGCATCCTCCGGCCCAACCGGGGGCATATCTCAGCGATCCTTACTCCGGAGCGGAGATGTCTCGAACCTATTCGCAAACATCTGGCCTGAACAACTACCAGCGGTATTCAGTTGACGATTTTGACGACGACCGGGATATGCATGGGTACTATAacatggatgatgacgaccATATGGCGTCGCCCCATCGCGTACGGCAGGCGAAGGACAGAAATAGTATTTTAGGTTTGGGAGGTGGCCTGATGGGGAGAGCGAAGCACATGCTTGGAATGGGACCTGAGTACTCGGAAATGGATCTCCCGCTGACGGAGGCCGGGGCTAGAGCCGCACGGGTGGACAGCGTTGAAGGCGACACGGCTGCGCCTAGGGCTCAGAAAAAGTCCAGAAAGTCGGACTTCAAGTTCGGCTTTGGTCGAGGGAAGGTCGATCCCTCAACGCTTGGTCCGCGTATGATTACACTCAACAACCCGCCTGCCAATGCTGTCCACAAATTCGTCGACAACCATGTGTCCACGGCCAAATACAACATCGTCACCTTCATCCCGAAGTTCCTGTTCGAGCAGTTCTCGAAATACGCCAACCTGTTTTTCTTGTTCACCGCCGTGCTGCAGCAGATCCCCAGTGTCTCCCCGACGAATCGTTACACCACTATTGTACCACTGATGATCGTGTTGTTGGTTTCCgcgatcaaggagctggtggAAGACTTCAAGCGAAGAAACTCGGATAAGTCGCTCAACCACTCCAAAACCCAGGTTCTGAAGGGTTCCGCTTTTCATGAAACAAAATGGGTCGATGTGGCTGTCGGCGACATTGTTCGTGTCGAATCCGAGCAGCCATTTCCGGCCGACTTGGTGCTTCTGGCCTCGTCCGAACCCGAAGGTCTCTGCTACATCGAGACTGCCAACCTGGACGGGGAGACCAATTTAAAGATCAAGCAGGCAATTCCCGAGACCGCGCACCTGGTCAGTCCCGCTGACCTGAGCCGCTTGAGTGGGCGCATCCGGTCGGAGCAACCCAACAGCAGTCTTTACACCTATGAAGCGACTCTTACAATGCATGCTGGAGGGGGCGAAAAGGAGCTTCCGTTGGCACCAgatcagcttctccttcgAGGAGCAACCTTGCGTAACACTCCCTGGATTCATGGTATAGTCGTCTTTACGGGTCACGAAACGAAGCTGATGCGCAATGCAACTGCTACCCCGATCAAACGGACCGCCGTCGAGCGGATGGTGAATGTCCAGATTCTGATGCTGGTCAGCATTCTCGTGTCTCTCAGCGTAGTCAGCTCCGTCGGGGACCTCATCATTCGACAAACTCAGGCCAAGAAGCTTGTCTATCTCTACTACGGCAGTACGAGTCCGGTCAAGCAATTCGTGCTCGACATCTTCACGTACTGGGTTCTCTACTCCAATCTTGTTCCCATCTCTCTGTTTGTCACCATCGAAATTGTAAAGTATGCACAGGCATTTCTGATCAATTCTGACCTTGACATCTACTACGACAAGACCGACACTCCCGCCACTTGCAGGACGTCTTCGCTTGTCGAAGAACTCGGTCAGATTGAGTATATCTTCTCCGATAAGACTGGAACCTTGACCTGCAACCAGATGGAGTTCAAGCAGTGTAGCATCTACGGTGTGCAGTACGGTGACGAAGTATCTGAAGACCGCCGAGCTACAGCTGATGACGGAGGCGAACCCGGAATCTACGACTTTAAAAAGCTCAAGGAGAACTTGCACTCTCATCCATCTGCTGATGCCATACATCACTTCCTCACTCTCCTAGCAACCTGCCATACAGTTATTCCCGAGAGGAATGCGGCAGACCCCGACAAGATCAAGTACCAAGCCGCATCCCCTGACGAAGGTGCATTGGTAGAGGGTGCTGCCGCGCTGGGCTATCGCTTCACCAACCGAAGGCCGCGGTCCGTGTTGTTCACTACAAATGGTCAAGAGTACGAGTACGAATTGCTCGCAGTCTGCGAGTTCAATTCGACAAGGAAACGAATGTCGACCATTTTTCGCTGTCCGGATGGGAAAATTCGCATCTACACAAAAGGTGCGGACACTGTTATTCTCGAACGGTTAGGACCCGATAACCCTATTGTGGAAGCAACTCTGCAGCATCTCGAGGAGTATGCATCCGAGGGTCTTCGGACATTGTGCCTTGCCATGCGTGAGAtcccagaagaagaatatcagCAGTGGATACAGATCTACGAGAAGGCTGCAACAACAGTCGGCGGCAATCGTGCAGAAGAGCTCGACAAAGCTGCAGAGCTGATCGAGAAGGACTTTTATCTCCTTGGTGCTACGGCTATTGAGGATCGACTGCAGGACGGCGTCCCAGACACCATCCATACACTGCAGACGGCTGGAATCAAGATCTGGGTCTTGACCGGTGACCGACAAGAAACCGCAATCAACATCGGCATGTCGTGCAAGCTTATATCAGAAGACATGACTCTACTGATTGTCAATGAGGAGAATGCTCAAGCCACCCGGGAAAACCTGACCAAGAAGCTACAGGCTGTTCAGAGCCAGGGCACATCTGGCGAGATTGAGGCTCTTGCTCTCATCATTGATGGTCGGTCATTGACAtttgcgctggagaaggacaTGGAGGAACTGTTCTTGGATCTGGCAGTCCTGTGTAAAGCAGTTGTTTGCTG TCGTGTATCCCCCCTGCAGAAGGCTTTGGTCGTTAAGCTGGTCAAGCGGCATCTCAAGTCCTTACTTCTGGCCATCGGTGACGGCGCCAACGATGTTTCGATGATCCAGGCAGCCCATGTCGGCGTCGGTATCAGTGGTGTCGAAGGTCTTCAGGCTGCCCGATCCGCGGACGTTTCAATTGCCCAATTCCGTTATCTCCGGAAGCTGCTTCTTGTCCACGGTGCATGGAGTTATCACCGTATCAGTCGAGTCATTCTATACTCATTTTACAAGAATATCGCCCTTTACATGACTCAATTCTGG TACTCTTTCCAAAATGCTTTCTCTGGTGAAGTTATTTACGAGTCCTGGACGCTCTCCTTCTACAACGTTTTCTTCACCGTGCTCCCTCCGTTTGTCATGGGAATCTGTGACCAGTTCATCTCTGCCCGTCTGCTCGATCGCTATCCGCAACTGTACCAGCTTGGACAGAAGGGAATGTTTTTCAAGAGACACAGCTTCTGGTCGTGGATCGCCAACGGGTTCTACCACTCGCTGCTGCTTTACATCGTCTCTCAGCTGATTTTCCTCTGGGACCTACCACAAGGAGACGGCAAGGTGGCGGGCCATTGGGTTTGGGGCTCCGCCTTGTATACAGCGGTCCTGGCCACTGTCCTGGGCAAAGCGGCATTGATCACCAATATCTGGACCAAGTATCACTTTATTGCCATTCCCGGATCCATGGTCATCTGGCTCGCGTTCCTTCCGGCATATGGTTATGCGGCACCGGCGATTGGCTTCTCCACCGAGTACTATGGCACGATCCCCCGGCTCTTCACCTCACCCATCTTCTACCTGATGGCCGTCGTCCTGCCGTGCATTTGCCTTCTCCGCGACTACGCCTGGAAATACGCCAAGCGCATGTACTACCCGCAACACTACCACCACGTGCAAGAAATCCAAAAGTATAACGTACAGGATTATCGACCTCGCATGGAGCAGTTCCAGAAGGCGATCCGCAAAGTACGACAAGTACAGCGCATGCGGAAACAGCGCGGCTACGCGTTCAGTCAGGCCGACGAGGGCGGACAGATGAGAGTCGTCAATGCTTATGATACCAcgagaggaagagggagataTGGCGAAATGACCAGTTCGAGGACACTGGTCTGA